The following are from one region of the Corylus avellana chromosome ca1, CavTom2PMs-1.0 genome:
- the LOC132161813 gene encoding germin-like protein subfamily 1 member 13, with product MKGFPNYLVALALMALACSIVSAYDPAPLQDFCVALNTTADAVFVNGKFCKDPKLVTANDFFFPGLNTPRSTTSQLGSNVTLLDVSKIPGLNTLGVSLARIDFAPYGLNPPHTHPRATEILVVVEGTLYVGFVTSNPDNRLITKTLYPGDVFVFPIGLIHFQFNVGKTNAVSFSGLSSQNPGLIVIAKNVFGANPPINPDVLIKAFQLEKNVVDDLQKKFAA from the exons ATGAAAGGGTTTCCTAATTACCTTGTAGCATTGGCACTCATGGCTTTGGCATGCTCCATTGTCTCTGCCTATGACCCTGCTCCTCTGCAAGACTTTTGTGTTGCACTTAACACTACAGCTGATGCTG TATTTGTGAATGGAAAGTTCTGCAAGGACCCAAAGCTTGTCACTGCCAACGATTTCTTCTTTCCAGGGTTAAACACTCCTAGAAGCACCACAAGTCAACTCGGGTCAAATGTCACTCTTTTGGACGTGTCCAAAATACCTGGCCTCAACACACTAGGTGTATCCCTAGCCCGCATAGACTTTGCACCATACGGCCTAAATCCACCTCACACTCACCCTCGTGCCACCGAGATTCTAGTAGTCGTAGAGGGTACTCTTTATGTTGGCTTTGTGACATCTAACCCGGATAACCGCCTCATCACCAAAACTCTATACCCGGGAGACGTCTTTGTCTTCCCAATTGGTCTCATTCACTTTCAGTTTAATGTTGGAAAAACGAATGCTGTATCTTTCTCCGGTCTCAGTAGCCAGAATCCTGGGCTCATCGTCATAGCAAAGAATGTTTTTGGAGCCAATCCTCCTATCAATCCGGATGTTCTCATCAAGGCCTTCCAATTAGAGAAGAATGTGGTTGACGATCTTCAGAAAAAGTTTGCAGCATAA
- the LOC132169213 gene encoding protoporphyrinogen oxidase 1, chloroplastic-like, with product MTMSTLTDLAPLWRTQCPLVPRPTPSSSVFRSFPHGRPSIRCSIAKEESAVSSPYSSGAPGGHSDSVDCVVVGGGISGLCIAQALATKHSSVAPNLIVTEARDRVGGNIITVQRDGYLWEEGPNSFQPSDPMLTMVVDSGLKDDLVLGDPNAPRFVLWDGKLKPVPSKPTDLAFFDLMSIGGKLRAGFGALGIRPPPPGHEESIEEFVRRNLGDEVFERLIEPFCSGVYAGDPSKLSMKAAFGKVWKLEQNGGSIIGGTFKTIQERNKVPKQPRDPRLPKPKGQTVGSLRKGLAMLPDAISTRLGKKVKLSWKLSSIRKLDEGGYSLTYETPQGLVSLQSKSVVMTVPSYIASSLLRPLSAAAADALSKFYYPPVAAVSISYPKEAIRTECLINGELKGFGQLHPRSQGVETLAKYASDLLSRAGLTNCKIVDSPLETNVKLRATDGELLSNATLYRQLVGSLIYLTVTGPDLDYAVHLVCQFMTAPHSVHYAAVLRILRYVKGTFKKQFVVARSSTEAEYRALANITSELLWLRWLLHNMGVSQTSSSLIFCDNRSAIQIAHNDVFHERTKHIKIDCHSVRHHLLQGTLHLCLIASVDQLADVFTKAHPPG from the exons ATGACCATGAGCACCCTGACGGACCTCGCGCCATTATGGCGCACCCAATGTCCTCTTGTCCCCCGCCCAACGCCCTCCTCCTCTGTCTTCCGCTCATTTCCCCACGGACGCCCCAGCATTCGCTGCTCGATCGCCAAGGAGGAATCTGCCGTTTCTTCTCCCTACTCATCCGGGGCGCCAGGCGGACACTCCGACTCGGTGGACTGCGTGGTAGTCGGCGGCGGGATCAGCGGCCTCTGCATCGCTCAGGCCCTCGCCACCAAGCACTCGAGCGTTGCTCCCAACCTCATCGTCACGGAGGCCAGAGACCGTGTTGGCGGCAACATCATCACCGTCCAGAGAGACGGTTATCTCTGGGAAGAGGGCCCCAATAGCTTCCAGCCCTCTGATCCCATGCTTACAATGGTG GTGGATAGTGGGTTGAAGGATGACTTGGTTTTGGGTGATCCAAATGCGCCTCGCTTTGTGTTGTGGGATGGGAAATTAAAGCCAGTCCCCTCCAAGCCGACTGACCTCGCGTTCTTTGACTTGATGAGCATTGGTGGCAAGCTCAGGGCCGGCTTTGGTGCTCTTGGCATTCGCCCTCCTCCTCCA GGGCATGAGGAATCAATTGAGGAGTTCGTGCGTCGTAATCTTGGTGATGAGGTTTTTGAGCGCTTGATAGAGCCCTTTTGTTCAG GTGTCTATGCGGGTGATCCTTCAAAACTAAGTATGAAAGCAGCATTTGGAAAGGTTTGGAAGCTAGAGCAGAATGGTGGTAGTATCATTGGTGGCACTTTCAAAACAATCCAGGAGAGAAATAAAGTTCCCAAGCAACCTCGAGATCC GCGTCTACCTAAGCCAAAGGGCCAAACGGTTGGATCTTTAAGGAAGGGACTTGCTATGTTGCCAGATGCAATATCGACAAG GTTGGGTAAGAAAGTAAAATTGTCTTGGAAGCTTTCAAGTATCAGAAAATTGGATGAAGGAGGGTATAGTTTGACGTATGAAACACCACAAGGATTGGTTTCTCTTCAGAGTAAAAGTGTTGTCATGACTGTTCCTTCCTATATTGCGAGTAGTTTGTTGCGCCCTCTATCT GCTGCTGCTGCAGATGCACTTTCGAAATTTTATTACCCACCAGTTGCAGCCGTGTCCATTTCATATCCAAAAGAAGCAATTCGGACAGAATGCCTGATAAATGGTGAATTAAAGGGGTTTGGTCAATTGCATCCACGCAGCCAAGGGGTAGAAACTTTAG ccaagtATGCTTCAGATCTCCTCTCACGAGCTGGCCTTACtaattgcaaaattgttgatagccctctagagacaaatgtcaaacttCGTGCCACTGATGGTGAGCTACTTTCTAATGCCACTCTTTATCGACAGTTAGTTGGAagtctcatctatcttactGTGACAGGACCGGATCTTGACTATGCAGTCCATCTTGTTTGTCAATTTATGACAGCACCACACTCAGTTCATTATGCGGCTGTTCTTCGCATCCTTCGCTATGTGAAGGGCACCTT CAAAAAACAATTTGTCGTTGCTCGCTCTAGCactgaagctgagtatcgtgctcttgctaACATCACTTCTGAGCTCCTCTGGCTCCGTTGGCTCCTACATAATATGGGTGTTTCTCAGACCTCCAGTTCTCTtatcttttgtgacaatcgaAGTGCGATTCAAATTgcgcataatgatgtatttcatgaacgtaCAAAACACATTAAGATCGACTGTCATTCTGTGCGccatcatcttttgcagggGACTCTCCATCTTTGTCTTATTGCTTCCGTTGATCAATTGGCcgatgtgttcaccaaagcacATCCACCTGGATGA